GATTTGGGGGAGGGGATTCCGGCCGCCGAGCTTACTCACCTCTTCGAGCCGTTGTACCGGACGACTCGCGCCCACCGCGACGCCGTCAAGGGCGCGGGAATCGGTCTGGCCCTCGTTCGCCGGATCGCTGAGCTGCACGGCGGAAGCGCGACCGTGCGGAGCATGGCAGGCGAGGGCACCACCTTTAGCCTCCGTCTGCCGACGGGCTTCGACCAGCCGGACTGAGTGGCCGCCGTGAGCGGTCCCATACGCACATGCCATCATCTCGAGGAGGTCCCTCGATGACTCAACCAACGGCGCGACCAGATGAGCGGCCCCTTCGCGTCGGCGTAGCGGGACTCGGCTTTGGAAGCACCGAGTTCCTACCTTCCCTCGAGCGCATGCCGCAGCTTTCGCTGGAGGCCGCGGCCGACGTCAGGCCGCAGGCCCTGGACGCGTTTCGCACGCGCTATGGCGGACGGGTCTACGAACGCGTCGAAGACCTGTGCGCCGATCCCGACGTCGACGCCATCTGGATTGCCACGCCCAACCAGTTTCACGGCCAGCACGCGCTCTGGGCCGTCGAGCGCGGCAAGCATGTCGTCGTCCGCAAACCGCTCGCCTTGACCATGGAGGAATGCCAGCGGGTCGTGGACACGGCGGAGAGGACAGGCGCGCGCGTCCTCGCAGGAGCGCAAACCCAGGGCACCAACGCACTGATCAAAGAGATCCGCCGAATGATTGTCGACGGCGAGCTCGGCCGCCTGCGCGCGATCAACATGTGGGCCTACACCGGGTGGATGCTGCGCCCGCGGATGCCCCAGGAGGTGGACGACAGCCAGGGTGGGGGAATTGTGTGGCGCCAGGCTCCTCACCAGCTCGAAACCATTCGGTGGCTCGGCGGAGGCCTCGTCCGCAGCGTGCGCGCGGTGACGGGACGCTGGCGGCCAGAGCGCCCCAATGGCACCGGCTATTTCACGGCTCTGCTCGAGTTCGAGGACGGTACGCCCGCCACCATCGTCTACAACGCGTACGGCTACTTCGACTCGGTCGATCTCATCAAGTGGGGGACGGACAAGGGAATCGACGACCGCGCACGCCAGCGCAAGGCGCTCCTGAGTGGATCGATCGACGAGCCAAAACTGAAGGAGACGACGCGCTTCGGCGCCCTGATCGAGGGGCGCGAGGGCCCGCAGATCCCGTGGGAGGCCGGTACGGCATACGTGAGTAGCGACGGAGGGCCCTGGATGCCCGGCAACCAGGGCGTCTTCATCGTCAGCCTCGACCGAGGAGACGTTCGAGCTGCCCCCGCAGGACTCTATGTGTACGGCGACGAGGGCCTTCGCGAGGTTCCGATTAGCCAGCGCCGCGGGGAAGGCATGGCCTTCATGGACGAGGAAGCGATGGAGCTGTACGACGCCATTCGCCACAATCGACCGATGCTGCACGATGCTCGGTGGGGCATGGCCA
This portion of the Chloroflexota bacterium genome encodes:
- a CDS encoding ATP-binding protein, whose translation is HHLVNNALACSPETSSVTVNVRTEADGAITIDVRDLGEGIPAAELTHLFEPLYRTTRAHRDAVKGAGIGLALVRRIAELHGGSATVRSMAGEGTTFSLRLPTGFDQPD
- a CDS encoding Gfo/Idh/MocA family oxidoreductase is translated as MTQPTARPDERPLRVGVAGLGFGSTEFLPSLERMPQLSLEAAADVRPQALDAFRTRYGGRVYERVEDLCADPDVDAIWIATPNQFHGQHALWAVERGKHVVVRKPLALTMEECQRVVDTAERTGARVLAGAQTQGTNALIKEIRRMIVDGELGRLRAINMWAYTGWMLRPRMPQEVDDSQGGGIVWRQAPHQLETIRWLGGGLVRSVRAVTGRWRPERPNGTGYFTALLEFEDGTPATIVYNAYGYFDSVDLIKWGTDKGIDDRARQRKALLSGSIDEPKLKETTRFGALIEGREGPQIPWEAGTAYVSSDGGPWMPGNQGVFIVSLDRGDVRAAPAGLYVYGDEGLREVPISQRRGEGMAFMDEEAMELYDAIRHNRPMLHDARWGMATAEVQWAILESARTRSEIVLKHQVPVPTGY